The nucleotide window GTCAGGACACCGTTCTCGTAGGTGGCCGTCGTCTCGTCGTCGACGACCTCCTCGGGGAGCTGGACCCGCCGTTGGACGGAGCGCTGCCGTCGCTCCCGGCGGTGGAACGTCGTCTCGTCGTCGCCGACCTCGACCGTCTCGTCGCGTTCGGCCGTAATCGTCAGGTCGCGGTCGACGAGCGACACGTCGATGTCCTCGACGTCGAAACCGGGAAGGTCGACGACCACCACGACTTCACTGTCGCGTGTCGCTACGTCCACGTTCGGCCCACGCCGGAGCGTCGGCTCGAACTCGTCGCCGACGGCGGCCAGTTCGCGGCTCATCCGGTCGAACGCGCGCTCGATCTCGTCGATTGGACTCCGTCGTGTCATACCCGAACGTACGCTGTCGACCGTAATCAATCTGTCCCCACTCGTGGGACGGAACACCCTGATCGGGCGTGTCGGTGGTGTACACCGCCGGAGAGCCGTGTTCCGACGAGACACACGCAACGGCAGGGAGCGTTTATGTCCACGCCGGACCAATTCGGAACGTGACAGACGACACGACAGACGACGCGGACGCGCCGGCGGTCACGGCAGCGCGGCCGGACAGCCCGATCACGACGACCGGAACGGACCACGTCACCATCTGGGGCTCCAACGAGGAGGACACCCTCGCCTTCTACCGCGACCTGCTGGGGATGCCGTTGGTGTTGCGCCAGCCGAACTTGGACGACCCCTCACAGACACACCTGTTCTTCGACACCGGGGACGACCGCATCCTGACAGTGTTCGTCGGCGACCGGCCGTCGGCGGCCGGCCAGCGTCCGGGGACGGGTGCGGTCCACCACCTCTGTTTCTCCGTCGCTCCCGGGGCGTTTCGGACGACGATGGAGGCGTTGGAAGACGACGGTCGCGGCTACAACGTGTTCGACCGCGGCGTGTTCCTCTCGCTGTACACCCGGGACAACAACGGGCTCGTGATCGAGCTGACGACGGACAAGTACGACATTCCGGACGGGGAACGGGGTACGGTGTTGGCGACCGCACAGCGACTCCGGGAGGCCGACGGGGCGGAGTTCGCCGAGGACGAACACCTCAGACGGGCGCTGGAGGAACACGGCTACGACGCCACCCCGAACGATCTGCCGGACGCACCGAGCGGGGCCGGCCTGGAGTGAGCGCGGAGACGCGAACGACGGCCTGGAGTGAGCGCGGAGACGCGAACGACGGCCTGGAGTGAGCGCGGAGACGCGAACGACGGCCTGGAGTGAGCGCGGAGACGCGAACGACGGCCTGGAGTGAGCGCGGAGACGCG belongs to Halobaculum sp. MBLA0143 and includes:
- a CDS encoding Hsp20/alpha crystallin family protein, which produces MTRRSPIDEIERAFDRMSRELAAVGDEFEPTLRRGPNVDVATRDSEVVVVVDLPGFDVEDIDVSLVDRDLTITAERDETVEVGDDETTFHRRERRQRSVQRRVQLPEEVVDDETTATYENGVLTVTLATPDHDDVDGTTIEVN
- a CDS encoding VOC family protein, with the protein product MTDDTTDDADAPAVTAARPDSPITTTGTDHVTIWGSNEEDTLAFYRDLLGMPLVLRQPNLDDPSQTHLFFDTGDDRILTVFVGDRPSAAGQRPGTGAVHHLCFSVAPGAFRTTMEALEDDGRGYNVFDRGVFLSLYTRDNNGLVIELTTDKYDIPDGERGTVLATAQRLREADGAEFAEDEHLRRALEEHGYDATPNDLPDAPSGAGLE